A genomic region of Pseudovibrio sp. Tun.PSC04-5.I4 contains the following coding sequences:
- a CDS encoding GNAT family N-acetyltransferase, translating to MNTEIRHYEEQDLHDLLTAWEKASRIAHPFMSEAFFEKERENIPNLYLPNADTWVAVVDGKVVGFIALLGNEVGGLFLDPDFHGRRIGKALMDKAQELHGDLEVDVLKDNVIGRKFYDLYGFQFVKEFLFEGTGDHLLLKLAFKAS from the coding sequence TTGAACACTGAAATTCGACATTACGAAGAACAAGACCTGCACGATTTGCTCACCGCATGGGAGAAGGCATCAAGGATCGCCCATCCCTTTATGAGTGAGGCGTTTTTTGAAAAAGAACGCGAGAACATCCCAAACCTTTACCTTCCCAACGCCGACACTTGGGTTGCGGTTGTTGACGGTAAAGTGGTTGGCTTTATTGCTCTGCTTGGCAATGAAGTTGGCGGTTTATTTCTGGACCCGGATTTCCATGGACGGCGCATCGGCAAAGCCCTGATGGATAAGGCACAGGAGCTGCATGGAGACCTTGAGGTCGATGTTCTAAAAGACAACGTGATCGGGCGGAAATTCTACGATCTCTATGGCTTTCAGTTTGTAAAAGAATTTCTGTTTGAAGGAACTGGAGACCACCTGCTGCTGAAACTGGCCTTCAAAGCCTCATAG
- a CDS encoding SDR family NAD(P)-dependent oxidoreductase, protein MYSPKAILITGASSGLGRAIALVYARDGVTLCLTGRNKRRLLKTVSEVEQQGAHVLWRTLDIADQAQVHGWVAEIEKSISLDLVISNAGITGSHSMDGTLESAETAHGQISTNLGGTINLLTAVAPYMQKRKRGRIALISSLAGMQPLSDGPAYGASKAGIIAYGEAMRDYLHEWGVFVSVICPGYIRTPMADQFKSWRPFEFSAEKAAKTIQRSIDRKTAFFPFPWQLALSIRIGRMLPWKLRRQANQRFNYDR, encoded by the coding sequence ATGTACTCACCAAAAGCAATTCTCATCACTGGTGCTAGTTCGGGTTTGGGCAGGGCAATTGCCTTGGTTTATGCGCGTGACGGCGTAACGCTTTGCCTGACAGGCCGCAATAAAAGGCGGTTGCTGAAAACGGTAAGTGAAGTCGAACAACAAGGCGCTCATGTGCTTTGGAGAACGTTGGATATTGCTGATCAGGCCCAGGTCCATGGTTGGGTTGCGGAAATTGAAAAATCGATTTCGTTAGATCTGGTAATCTCCAATGCAGGCATCACTGGGTCCCACAGCATGGATGGCACTCTTGAATCGGCAGAAACAGCGCATGGTCAGATTTCCACTAATCTAGGTGGCACCATCAATTTGCTGACAGCTGTCGCACCGTATATGCAAAAGCGGAAAAGAGGACGAATTGCCCTAATTAGTTCGCTTGCCGGGATGCAACCTTTATCAGATGGCCCTGCATATGGTGCCTCCAAAGCCGGTATCATAGCTTATGGAGAAGCAATGCGGGATTATCTGCACGAGTGGGGTGTATTCGTTTCTGTCATATGTCCCGGTTACATCCGCACGCCTATGGCGGATCAGTTCAAAAGTTGGCGCCCATTTGAGTTTTCTGCAGAAAAGGCGGCAAAAACTATTCAAAGATCCATCGATCGGAAAACCGCATTCTTTCCTTTCCCATGGCAACTGGCTTTGAGTATTCGTATTGGCCGAATGCTGCCGTGGAAATTACGTCGACAAGCAAATCAACGTTTTAATTATGACCGATAG